One window of Sardina pilchardus chromosome 2, fSarPil1.1, whole genome shotgun sequence genomic DNA carries:
- the LOC134063064 gene encoding NACHT, LRR and PYD domains-containing protein 1 homolog isoform X1, producing MENDYAWIVDSHRAEFIQRVTLVMPLADRLRSQGMLHAEAYSEIHTAKTSQEKMRELYKALDSGGDRFKSAFYCTLKEHDPQLIQDFEDRCVPTSRKRLLSTQSEIEVKKPRHPESGSSATDCQSQDCRSVLCEYKQCLCEEYETVEDYRPQPGEEVLLEERFTEPHIVQKHREQSEREKEVRSRGETSFGARASQTYRSTSIEQLFCPFDRGRTPKAVILQGHSGHGKSFAAQKIMYDWACGRLYREHFDLVFHLRCKELNLLTGEMSMVELLSRSYRFTPMITQVLHHHPHRVLFLIDGFDELSLSLDGARTLPRSDLLSPAPLEDNISALLMGRILSKSSLLVTTRSTASDRLSKLLKRPQRFAEILGFSERGVREYFGKFFHDEVLSTRLYECVRSNETLYTACFIPVICWIVCTVFKEQSAEDMDVTRRLETSTSIFVYFVSTLLKHHCQQLDQPGLVLKLLKSLSQLAERGMLKQQVLFDEKSVSEAVSDPVTGPFLCKFLLKKKTILQTMFSFMHLSFQEFFTALHYTVIQEEETHRKLDQMLGSICQGMRISIIVIKPKQRYNYHLLPIIQFLLGLANNSVRTITLESHTLTVPLSVRSRLEDWFLRVMKETSVTTSDRARCSYLRNPWGNNVKLSLLHCLYELNEEAFVSRAMALWEEVEFTDIPLRRTDCWVLRYCLLCCPCIKSLRLTGCAITAEKMMMLQPVLCRSEKLSLQVEELSDGDVGDLLSALGEGNVLRYLSVVESHLSDESVQQVLSALTRQKSVGAVSLSVKTITSRTAETLLHFIQNTQINEISVSVPNLADKDSVSLCSSLSLRRHADKHLNLSAKHYASSSAQLLSDSESSSPQAEAALSSMSLTLPPSPQLQPTDCTAFLQTLHSVRGLTESSVGFAERVDALLSCLLSLASLKKLVMVVSCLTTGWASRVLTLVQACSSLKEITVLAGRGVGLNLSGDGFLLEDGLKLLRSSPKRPDCSLTVIGWRCNKPCDQCTNLSDSKLPCNRHVQLSINGESMTEKAQWALKLMHPPMNPALVLDQLLIMEQNGWTQRSFLWISGRRISGYGRARAGLYL from the exons aTGGAGAATGACT ATGCTTGGATTGTAGATAGCCACAGAGCAGAATTCATTCAGAGGGTTACCCTGGTGATGCCTCTGGCTGACAGGCTGCGGTCACAGGGCATGCTCCATGCAGAGGCCTATTCAGAGATCCACACAGCCAAGACCAGCCAGGAGAAAATGAGGGAGCTCTACAAAGCTCTGGACTCAGGAGGAGACAGATTCAAATCCGCCTTTTACTGCACACTGAAAGAGCATGATCCTCAGCTCATCCAAGATTTTG AGGATAGGTGTGTTCCGACAAGTCGAAAGCGCTTGCTGAGTACCCAAAGTGAAATAGAGGTGAAGAAGCCAAGACATCCAG AAAGTGGGAGTTCAGCAACTGATTGTCAGAGTCAAG ATTGCAGGTCCGTGCTGTGTGAGTATAAGCAGTGCCTTTGTGAGGAGTATGAGACGGTGGAGGACTACAGGCCCCAGCCTGGAGAGGaggtgctgctggaggagcgCTTCACGGAGCCCCACATCGTCCAGAAGCACCGGGagcagagcgagagggagaaggaggtgcGCAGCAGGGGGGAGACGTCCTTCGGCGCCAGAGCCAGCCAGACGTACCGCTCCACCAGCATAGAGCAGCTCTTCTGTCCCTTCGACCGCGGACGCACCCCCAAAGCTGTCATCCTCCAGGGGCACTCTGGCCACGGCAAATCCTTCGCCGCCCAGAAGATCATGTACGACTGGGCGTGCGGCCGGCTCTACAGAGAACACTTTGACTTGGTGTTCCACCTCAGGTGTAAAGAGCTGAACCTGCTGACGGGAGAGATGAGTATGGTGGAGCTCCTGAGCCGCAGCTACAGGTTCACCCCCATGATCACGCAGGTGctgcaccaccacccccacaggGTGCTCTTCCTCATAGACGGCTTCGACGAGCTCAGCTTGTCGCTGGACGGGGCGCGCACGTTACCCCGCAGTGACCTGCTCAGCCCCGCCCCACTGGAGGACAACATCAGCGCTCTGCTGATGGGCAGGATCCTGTCCAAGTCCTCCCTGCTGGTCACCACCAGGTCCACTGCTTCAGACAGACTGAGCAAGCTGCTCAAACGTCCACAGCGCTTCGCAGAGATTCTGGGCTTCTCCGAGAGAGGAGTTAGGGAGTACTTTGGGAAGTTCTTCCATGATGAGGTATTGTCTACAAgactatatgagtgtgtgaggtccAATGAAACACTCTACACCGCCTGCTTCATCCCTGTCATCTGCTGGATCGTCTGCACAGTGTTTAAAGAACAGTCTGCTGAAGATATGGACGTCACAAGAAGGCTGGAGACTAGCACCTCCATATTTGTGTACTTTGTCTCGACTCTGCTGAAGCACCATTGCCAGCAGTTGGATCAGCCTGGCCTTGTTCTGAAACTTCTCAAGAGTCTGAGCCAGCTGGCCGAGAGGGGGATGCTGAAGCAGCAGGTCCTGTTTGATGAGAAGAGCGTGTCCGAGGCCGTCTCTGACCCCGTCACTGGGCCCTTCCTCTGCAAGTTCCTGCTGAAGAAGAAAACCATCCTGCAGACCATGTTCAGCTTCATGCACCTGAGCTTCCAGGAGTTCTTCACGGCACTTCACTACACCGTCATCCAGGAAGAGGAGACTCACAGGAAGCTTGACCAGATGCTGGGCTCCATATGTCAGGGCATGAGAATTTCCATCATAGTGATTAAACCCAAACAGAGGTACAACTATCACCTTCTGCCCATCATTCAGTTCCTGCTGGGTCTGGCAAACAACAGTGTGAGGACTATCACTTTAGAATCGCACACACTGACCGTTCCTCTCAGCGTCCGCAGCCGATTGGAAGACTGGTTTCTCCGAGTTATGAAGGAGACGTCTGTCACAACATCTGACCGTGCACGTTGCAGCTACCTGAGGAACCCGTGGGGGAACAACGTGAAGCTGAGCCTTCTGCACTGTCTGTACGAGCTGAACGAAGAGGCGTTTGTGAGCAGGGCCATGGCGCTTTGGGAAGAGGTGGAGTTTACGGACATTCCTCTGAGGAGAACCGACTGCTGGGTATTGCGCTACTGTCTGCTCTGCTGCCCGTGTATCAAAAGCCTGAGGCTCACTGGCTGCGCCATCACAGCTGAGAAGATGATGATGCTGCAGCCTGTCCTGTGCCGGAGCGAGAAGCTAAG CTTGCAGGTGGAAGAGTTGTCTGATGGAGATGTTGGTGATCTGCTCTCAGCTCTGGGTGAGGGTAACGTCCTGAGATATCTGAG TGTAGTTGAGAGTCACCTGTCAGACGAGAGTGTGCAGCAGGTCCTCAGTGCTCTCACCAGGCAGAAGTCTGTGGGTGCAGTTTCCCTCTCAGTGAAGACCATCACCTCCCGCACTGCTGAAACACTTCTACActtcatccaaaacacacaaatcaatGAGATCAG TGTGAGTGTCCCTAATCTGGCTGATAAGGACAGCGTCAGCCTGTGCTCATCCCTGTCCCTCCGCAGACATGCAGACAAGCATCTCAA CCTGAGTGCAAAGCACTATGCTTCCTCCTCGGCCCAGCTCCTCAGCGACTCAGAGAGCTCCAGTCCCCAGGCAGAGGCAGCTCTCTCCAGCATGAGCCTCAcgctgcccccctcccctcagctCCAGCCCACCGACTGCACAGCCTTCCTCCAGACACTGCACTCTGTCAGGGGCTTAACAGAGAG CAGTGTAGGGTTTGCTGAGCGTGTGGATGCCCTGCTCTCCTGCCTGCTCTCTCTGGCCAGCCTGAAGAAGCTGGTCATGGTGGTGAGCTGTCTGACCACGGGCTGGGCCAGCAGAGTACTGACCCTCGTCCAGGCATGCTCCAGCCTCAAGGAGATCAC GGTGCTTGCTGGTCGGGGCGTTGGCTTAAACTTGTCTGGAGATGGATTCCTGCTGGAGGATGGACTGAAGCTGCTGAGGAGCTCACCAAAGCGCCCAGACTGCTCTCTGACTGTCATAGG GTGGAGATGCAACAAACCCTGTGACCAGTGCACCAATCTGTCGGACTCTAAACTTCCCTGCAACCGGCACGTGCAGCTGAGCATTAATGGAGAGTCCATGACGGAGAAAGCACAGTGGGCCCTAAAGCTGATGCATCCACCT ATGAATCCAGCACTGGTTCTAGACCAACTTCTGATCATGGAGCAAAATGGATGGACTCAGAGGAGCTTCTTATGGATCTCAG GGAGGAGGATAAGCGGGTACGGAAGGGCCCGGGCTGGACTATACTTGTGA
- the LOC134063064 gene encoding NACHT, LRR and PYD domains-containing protein 1 homolog isoform X2: MENDYAWIVDSHRAEFIQRVTLVMPLADRLRSQGMLHAEAYSEIHTAKTSQEKMRELYKALDSGGDRFKSAFYCTLKEHDPQLIQDFEDRCVPTSRKRLLSTQSEIEVKKPRHPESGSSATDCQSQDCRSVLCEYKQCLCEEYETVEDYRPQPGEEVLLEERFTEPHIVQKHREQSEREKEVRSRGETSFGARASQTYRSTSIEQLFCPFDRGRTPKAVILQGHSGHGKSFAAQKIMYDWACGRLYREHFDLVFHLRCKELNLLTGEMSMVELLSRSYRFTPMITQVLHHHPHRVLFLIDGFDELSLSLDGARTLPRSDLLSPAPLEDNISALLMGRILSKSSLLVTTRSTASDRLSKLLKRPQRFAEILGFSERGVREYFGKFFHDEVLSTRLYECVRSNETLYTACFIPVICWIVCTVFKEQSAEDMDVTRRLETSTSIFVYFVSTLLKHHCQQLDQPGLVLKLLKSLSQLAERGMLKQQVLFDEKSVSEAVSDPVTGPFLCKFLLKKKTILQTMFSFMHLSFQEFFTALHYTVIQEEETHRKLDQMLGSICQGMRISIIVIKPKQRYNYHLLPIIQFLLGLANNSVRTITLESHTLTVPLSVRSRLEDWFLRVMKETSVTTSDRARCSYLRNPWGNNVKLSLLHCLYELNEEAFVSRAMALWEEVEFTDIPLRRTDCWVLRYCLLCCPCIKSLRLTGCAITAEKMMMLQPVLCRSEKLSLQVEELSDGDVGDLLSALGEGNVLRYLSVSVPNLADKDSVSLCSSLSLRRHADKHLNLSAKHYASSSAQLLSDSESSSPQAEAALSSMSLTLPPSPQLQPTDCTAFLQTLHSVRGLTESSVGFAERVDALLSCLLSLASLKKLVMVVSCLTTGWASRVLTLVQACSSLKEITVLAGRGVGLNLSGDGFLLEDGLKLLRSSPKRPDCSLTVIGWRCNKPCDQCTNLSDSKLPCNRHVQLSINGESMTEKAQWALKLMHPPMNPALVLDQLLIMEQNGWTQRSFLWISGRRISGYGRARAGLYL, encoded by the exons aTGGAGAATGACT ATGCTTGGATTGTAGATAGCCACAGAGCAGAATTCATTCAGAGGGTTACCCTGGTGATGCCTCTGGCTGACAGGCTGCGGTCACAGGGCATGCTCCATGCAGAGGCCTATTCAGAGATCCACACAGCCAAGACCAGCCAGGAGAAAATGAGGGAGCTCTACAAAGCTCTGGACTCAGGAGGAGACAGATTCAAATCCGCCTTTTACTGCACACTGAAAGAGCATGATCCTCAGCTCATCCAAGATTTTG AGGATAGGTGTGTTCCGACAAGTCGAAAGCGCTTGCTGAGTACCCAAAGTGAAATAGAGGTGAAGAAGCCAAGACATCCAG AAAGTGGGAGTTCAGCAACTGATTGTCAGAGTCAAG ATTGCAGGTCCGTGCTGTGTGAGTATAAGCAGTGCCTTTGTGAGGAGTATGAGACGGTGGAGGACTACAGGCCCCAGCCTGGAGAGGaggtgctgctggaggagcgCTTCACGGAGCCCCACATCGTCCAGAAGCACCGGGagcagagcgagagggagaaggaggtgcGCAGCAGGGGGGAGACGTCCTTCGGCGCCAGAGCCAGCCAGACGTACCGCTCCACCAGCATAGAGCAGCTCTTCTGTCCCTTCGACCGCGGACGCACCCCCAAAGCTGTCATCCTCCAGGGGCACTCTGGCCACGGCAAATCCTTCGCCGCCCAGAAGATCATGTACGACTGGGCGTGCGGCCGGCTCTACAGAGAACACTTTGACTTGGTGTTCCACCTCAGGTGTAAAGAGCTGAACCTGCTGACGGGAGAGATGAGTATGGTGGAGCTCCTGAGCCGCAGCTACAGGTTCACCCCCATGATCACGCAGGTGctgcaccaccacccccacaggGTGCTCTTCCTCATAGACGGCTTCGACGAGCTCAGCTTGTCGCTGGACGGGGCGCGCACGTTACCCCGCAGTGACCTGCTCAGCCCCGCCCCACTGGAGGACAACATCAGCGCTCTGCTGATGGGCAGGATCCTGTCCAAGTCCTCCCTGCTGGTCACCACCAGGTCCACTGCTTCAGACAGACTGAGCAAGCTGCTCAAACGTCCACAGCGCTTCGCAGAGATTCTGGGCTTCTCCGAGAGAGGAGTTAGGGAGTACTTTGGGAAGTTCTTCCATGATGAGGTATTGTCTACAAgactatatgagtgtgtgaggtccAATGAAACACTCTACACCGCCTGCTTCATCCCTGTCATCTGCTGGATCGTCTGCACAGTGTTTAAAGAACAGTCTGCTGAAGATATGGACGTCACAAGAAGGCTGGAGACTAGCACCTCCATATTTGTGTACTTTGTCTCGACTCTGCTGAAGCACCATTGCCAGCAGTTGGATCAGCCTGGCCTTGTTCTGAAACTTCTCAAGAGTCTGAGCCAGCTGGCCGAGAGGGGGATGCTGAAGCAGCAGGTCCTGTTTGATGAGAAGAGCGTGTCCGAGGCCGTCTCTGACCCCGTCACTGGGCCCTTCCTCTGCAAGTTCCTGCTGAAGAAGAAAACCATCCTGCAGACCATGTTCAGCTTCATGCACCTGAGCTTCCAGGAGTTCTTCACGGCACTTCACTACACCGTCATCCAGGAAGAGGAGACTCACAGGAAGCTTGACCAGATGCTGGGCTCCATATGTCAGGGCATGAGAATTTCCATCATAGTGATTAAACCCAAACAGAGGTACAACTATCACCTTCTGCCCATCATTCAGTTCCTGCTGGGTCTGGCAAACAACAGTGTGAGGACTATCACTTTAGAATCGCACACACTGACCGTTCCTCTCAGCGTCCGCAGCCGATTGGAAGACTGGTTTCTCCGAGTTATGAAGGAGACGTCTGTCACAACATCTGACCGTGCACGTTGCAGCTACCTGAGGAACCCGTGGGGGAACAACGTGAAGCTGAGCCTTCTGCACTGTCTGTACGAGCTGAACGAAGAGGCGTTTGTGAGCAGGGCCATGGCGCTTTGGGAAGAGGTGGAGTTTACGGACATTCCTCTGAGGAGAACCGACTGCTGGGTATTGCGCTACTGTCTGCTCTGCTGCCCGTGTATCAAAAGCCTGAGGCTCACTGGCTGCGCCATCACAGCTGAGAAGATGATGATGCTGCAGCCTGTCCTGTGCCGGAGCGAGAAGCTAAG CTTGCAGGTGGAAGAGTTGTCTGATGGAGATGTTGGTGATCTGCTCTCAGCTCTGGGTGAGGGTAACGTCCTGAGATATCTGAG TGTGAGTGTCCCTAATCTGGCTGATAAGGACAGCGTCAGCCTGTGCTCATCCCTGTCCCTCCGCAGACATGCAGACAAGCATCTCAA CCTGAGTGCAAAGCACTATGCTTCCTCCTCGGCCCAGCTCCTCAGCGACTCAGAGAGCTCCAGTCCCCAGGCAGAGGCAGCTCTCTCCAGCATGAGCCTCAcgctgcccccctcccctcagctCCAGCCCACCGACTGCACAGCCTTCCTCCAGACACTGCACTCTGTCAGGGGCTTAACAGAGAG CAGTGTAGGGTTTGCTGAGCGTGTGGATGCCCTGCTCTCCTGCCTGCTCTCTCTGGCCAGCCTGAAGAAGCTGGTCATGGTGGTGAGCTGTCTGACCACGGGCTGGGCCAGCAGAGTACTGACCCTCGTCCAGGCATGCTCCAGCCTCAAGGAGATCAC GGTGCTTGCTGGTCGGGGCGTTGGCTTAAACTTGTCTGGAGATGGATTCCTGCTGGAGGATGGACTGAAGCTGCTGAGGAGCTCACCAAAGCGCCCAGACTGCTCTCTGACTGTCATAGG GTGGAGATGCAACAAACCCTGTGACCAGTGCACCAATCTGTCGGACTCTAAACTTCCCTGCAACCGGCACGTGCAGCTGAGCATTAATGGAGAGTCCATGACGGAGAAAGCACAGTGGGCCCTAAAGCTGATGCATCCACCT ATGAATCCAGCACTGGTTCTAGACCAACTTCTGATCATGGAGCAAAATGGATGGACTCAGAGGAGCTTCTTATGGATCTCAG GGAGGAGGATAAGCGGGTACGGAAGGGCCCGGGCTGGACTATACTTGTGA
- the LOC134063064 gene encoding NACHT, LRR and PYD domains-containing protein 1 homolog isoform X3 has product MYPWIDCRSVLCEYKQCLCEEYETVEDYRPQPGEEVLLEERFTEPHIVQKHREQSEREKEVRSRGETSFGARASQTYRSTSIEQLFCPFDRGRTPKAVILQGHSGHGKSFAAQKIMYDWACGRLYREHFDLVFHLRCKELNLLTGEMSMVELLSRSYRFTPMITQVLHHHPHRVLFLIDGFDELSLSLDGARTLPRSDLLSPAPLEDNISALLMGRILSKSSLLVTTRSTASDRLSKLLKRPQRFAEILGFSERGVREYFGKFFHDEVLSTRLYECVRSNETLYTACFIPVICWIVCTVFKEQSAEDMDVTRRLETSTSIFVYFVSTLLKHHCQQLDQPGLVLKLLKSLSQLAERGMLKQQVLFDEKSVSEAVSDPVTGPFLCKFLLKKKTILQTMFSFMHLSFQEFFTALHYTVIQEEETHRKLDQMLGSICQGMRISIIVIKPKQRYNYHLLPIIQFLLGLANNSVRTITLESHTLTVPLSVRSRLEDWFLRVMKETSVTTSDRARCSYLRNPWGNNVKLSLLHCLYELNEEAFVSRAMALWEEVEFTDIPLRRTDCWVLRYCLLCCPCIKSLRLTGCAITAEKMMMLQPVLCRSEKLSLQVEELSDGDVGDLLSALGEGNVLRYLSVVESHLSDESVQQVLSALTRQKSVGAVSLSVKTITSRTAETLLHFIQNTQINEISVSVPNLADKDSVSLCSSLSLRRHADKHLNLSAKHYASSSAQLLSDSESSSPQAEAALSSMSLTLPPSPQLQPTDCTAFLQTLHSVRGLTESSVGFAERVDALLSCLLSLASLKKLVMVVSCLTTGWASRVLTLVQACSSLKEITVLAGRGVGLNLSGDGFLLEDGLKLLRSSPKRPDCSLTVIGWRCNKPCDQCTNLSDSKLPCNRHVQLSINGESMTEKAQWALKLMHPPMNPALVLDQLLIMEQNGWTQRSFLWISGRRISGYGRARAGLYL; this is encoded by the exons ATGTACCCTTGGATAGATTGCAGGTCCGTGCTGTGTGAGTATAAGCAGTGCCTTTGTGAGGAGTATGAGACGGTGGAGGACTACAGGCCCCAGCCTGGAGAGGaggtgctgctggaggagcgCTTCACGGAGCCCCACATCGTCCAGAAGCACCGGGagcagagcgagagggagaaggaggtgcGCAGCAGGGGGGAGACGTCCTTCGGCGCCAGAGCCAGCCAGACGTACCGCTCCACCAGCATAGAGCAGCTCTTCTGTCCCTTCGACCGCGGACGCACCCCCAAAGCTGTCATCCTCCAGGGGCACTCTGGCCACGGCAAATCCTTCGCCGCCCAGAAGATCATGTACGACTGGGCGTGCGGCCGGCTCTACAGAGAACACTTTGACTTGGTGTTCCACCTCAGGTGTAAAGAGCTGAACCTGCTGACGGGAGAGATGAGTATGGTGGAGCTCCTGAGCCGCAGCTACAGGTTCACCCCCATGATCACGCAGGTGctgcaccaccacccccacaggGTGCTCTTCCTCATAGACGGCTTCGACGAGCTCAGCTTGTCGCTGGACGGGGCGCGCACGTTACCCCGCAGTGACCTGCTCAGCCCCGCCCCACTGGAGGACAACATCAGCGCTCTGCTGATGGGCAGGATCCTGTCCAAGTCCTCCCTGCTGGTCACCACCAGGTCCACTGCTTCAGACAGACTGAGCAAGCTGCTCAAACGTCCACAGCGCTTCGCAGAGATTCTGGGCTTCTCCGAGAGAGGAGTTAGGGAGTACTTTGGGAAGTTCTTCCATGATGAGGTATTGTCTACAAgactatatgagtgtgtgaggtccAATGAAACACTCTACACCGCCTGCTTCATCCCTGTCATCTGCTGGATCGTCTGCACAGTGTTTAAAGAACAGTCTGCTGAAGATATGGACGTCACAAGAAGGCTGGAGACTAGCACCTCCATATTTGTGTACTTTGTCTCGACTCTGCTGAAGCACCATTGCCAGCAGTTGGATCAGCCTGGCCTTGTTCTGAAACTTCTCAAGAGTCTGAGCCAGCTGGCCGAGAGGGGGATGCTGAAGCAGCAGGTCCTGTTTGATGAGAAGAGCGTGTCCGAGGCCGTCTCTGACCCCGTCACTGGGCCCTTCCTCTGCAAGTTCCTGCTGAAGAAGAAAACCATCCTGCAGACCATGTTCAGCTTCATGCACCTGAGCTTCCAGGAGTTCTTCACGGCACTTCACTACACCGTCATCCAGGAAGAGGAGACTCACAGGAAGCTTGACCAGATGCTGGGCTCCATATGTCAGGGCATGAGAATTTCCATCATAGTGATTAAACCCAAACAGAGGTACAACTATCACCTTCTGCCCATCATTCAGTTCCTGCTGGGTCTGGCAAACAACAGTGTGAGGACTATCACTTTAGAATCGCACACACTGACCGTTCCTCTCAGCGTCCGCAGCCGATTGGAAGACTGGTTTCTCCGAGTTATGAAGGAGACGTCTGTCACAACATCTGACCGTGCACGTTGCAGCTACCTGAGGAACCCGTGGGGGAACAACGTGAAGCTGAGCCTTCTGCACTGTCTGTACGAGCTGAACGAAGAGGCGTTTGTGAGCAGGGCCATGGCGCTTTGGGAAGAGGTGGAGTTTACGGACATTCCTCTGAGGAGAACCGACTGCTGGGTATTGCGCTACTGTCTGCTCTGCTGCCCGTGTATCAAAAGCCTGAGGCTCACTGGCTGCGCCATCACAGCTGAGAAGATGATGATGCTGCAGCCTGTCCTGTGCCGGAGCGAGAAGCTAAG CTTGCAGGTGGAAGAGTTGTCTGATGGAGATGTTGGTGATCTGCTCTCAGCTCTGGGTGAGGGTAACGTCCTGAGATATCTGAG TGTAGTTGAGAGTCACCTGTCAGACGAGAGTGTGCAGCAGGTCCTCAGTGCTCTCACCAGGCAGAAGTCTGTGGGTGCAGTTTCCCTCTCAGTGAAGACCATCACCTCCCGCACTGCTGAAACACTTCTACActtcatccaaaacacacaaatcaatGAGATCAG TGTGAGTGTCCCTAATCTGGCTGATAAGGACAGCGTCAGCCTGTGCTCATCCCTGTCCCTCCGCAGACATGCAGACAAGCATCTCAA CCTGAGTGCAAAGCACTATGCTTCCTCCTCGGCCCAGCTCCTCAGCGACTCAGAGAGCTCCAGTCCCCAGGCAGAGGCAGCTCTCTCCAGCATGAGCCTCAcgctgcccccctcccctcagctCCAGCCCACCGACTGCACAGCCTTCCTCCAGACACTGCACTCTGTCAGGGGCTTAACAGAGAG CAGTGTAGGGTTTGCTGAGCGTGTGGATGCCCTGCTCTCCTGCCTGCTCTCTCTGGCCAGCCTGAAGAAGCTGGTCATGGTGGTGAGCTGTCTGACCACGGGCTGGGCCAGCAGAGTACTGACCCTCGTCCAGGCATGCTCCAGCCTCAAGGAGATCAC GGTGCTTGCTGGTCGGGGCGTTGGCTTAAACTTGTCTGGAGATGGATTCCTGCTGGAGGATGGACTGAAGCTGCTGAGGAGCTCACCAAAGCGCCCAGACTGCTCTCTGACTGTCATAGG GTGGAGATGCAACAAACCCTGTGACCAGTGCACCAATCTGTCGGACTCTAAACTTCCCTGCAACCGGCACGTGCAGCTGAGCATTAATGGAGAGTCCATGACGGAGAAAGCACAGTGGGCCCTAAAGCTGATGCATCCACCT ATGAATCCAGCACTGGTTCTAGACCAACTTCTGATCATGGAGCAAAATGGATGGACTCAGAGGAGCTTCTTATGGATCTCAG GGAGGAGGATAAGCGGGTACGGAAGGGCCCGGGCTGGACTATACTTGTGA